A genome region from Erythrolamprus reginae isolate rEryReg1 chromosome 4, rEryReg1.hap1, whole genome shotgun sequence includes the following:
- the KLHL15 gene encoding kelch-like protein 15 isoform X1 has translation MAGDVEGFSSSIHDTSVSAGFRTLYEEGLLLDVTLVIEDHQFQAHKALLATQSDYFRIMFTADMRERDQDKIHLKGLTATGFSHVLQFMYYGTIELSMSTVHEILQAAMYVQLIEVVKFCCSFLLAKICLENCAEIMRLLDDFGVNIEGVREKLDSFLLENFVPLMARPDFLSCLSFEKLMTYLDNDHLSRFPEIELYEAVQTWLRHDRRRWRHTDTIIQNIRFCLMTPSSVFEKVKTSEFYRYSRQLRHEVEQAMNYFHSVHHQPLMEMKSNRIRSAKPQTAVFRGMIGHSMVNNKILLLHKPRVWWELEGPQVPLRPDCLAIVNNFVFLLGGEELGPDGEFHASSKVFRYDPRQNSWLRMTDMSVPRSEFAVGVIGRYIYAVAGRTRDETFYSTERYDITEDKWEFVDPYPVNKYGHEGTVLGSKLYITGGITSSSTSKQVCVFDPSKEGAVGQRTRRTQVLTNCWENKCKMNYARCFHKMLSYNGKLYVFGGVCVILRASFESQGCPSTEVYDPEIDQWTILASMPIGRSGHGVAILDKQIMVLGGLCYNGHYSDSILTFDPEDNKWKEDEYPRMPCKLDGLQVCSLHFPEYVLEHVRRCS, from the exons ATGGCAGGGGACGTGGAAGGGTTTAGTTCCTCCATCCATGACACCAGCGTCTCAGCTGGGTTCCGAACACTGTATGAGGAGGGATTACTGCTTGATGTCACTCTTGTTATTGAGGATCACCAATTTCAAGCTCATAAAGCACTTCTTGCCACCCAAAGTGATTACTTCAGGATTATGTTTACTGCTGATATGAGGGAACGAGATCAGGACAAAATCCACTTAAAAGGACTGACAGCAACAGGCTTCAGCCATGTTCTCCAGTTCATGTACTATGGAACTATTGAACTGAGCATGAGCACTGTTCATGAGATCCTGCAGGCTGCCATGTATGTTCAACTTATTGAAGTGGTGAAGTTCTGCTGCTCCTTTCttttagcaaaaatatgtttggaAAACTGTGCAGAAATTATGAGACTTTTAGATGACTTTGGTGTAAACATTGAAGGAGTAAGAGAAAAACTGGATTCCTTTTTGTTAGAAAATTTTGTGCCTCTCATGGCCAGACCTGATTTTTTGTCCTGTCTTAGTTTTGAAAAGCTTATGACTTATTTGGATAACGATCATCTGAGCAGATTCCCAGAGATAGAACTCTATGAGGCTGTTCAGACTTGGCTGCGGCACGATAGAAGACGCTGGAGACATACTGACACCATCATTCAGAATATCAGGTTTTGTTTGATGACACCATCCAGTGTTTTTGAAAAG GTGAAAACTTCAGAATTTTATCGTTATTCCAGGCAGCTGCGGCATGAAGTGGAGCAGGCTATGAATTACTTCCATAGTGTGCATCACCAGCCTTTGATGGAAATGAAATCAAATCGCATTCGTTCTGCCAAACCTCAGACTGCAGTATTTAGAGGAATGATAGGACACAGCATGGTAAATAACAAAATACTCCTCCTGCACAAACCAAGGGTCTGGTGGGAATTAGAAGGCCCACAAGTACCTTTGAGACCAGATTGCCTTGCTattgttaataattttgtattctTATTGGGTGGGGAAGAGTTGGGGCCAGATGGTGAATTTCATGCTTCTTCCAAGGTGTTCCGATATGATCCAAGGCAAAACTCTTGGTTGCGAATGACAGATATGTCTGTGCCACGATCAGAATTTGCTGTTGGGGTTATTGGAAGATACATCTATGCAGTAGCTGGAAGAACAAGAGATGAAACTTTTTATTCAACTGAACGATATGATATTACAGAAGATAAGTGGGAATTTGTAGATCCTTATCCGGTCAATAAATACGGACATGAAGGAACTGTTCTTGGCAGCAAATTGTATATCACTGGTGGAATAACATCATCTTCTACATCCAAGCAGGTGTGTGTATTTGATCCCAGTAAAGAAGGAGCTGTGGGGCAGCGAACAAGGAGGACTCAAGTGCTGACTAATTGTTGGGAAAACAAATGCAAAATGAATTATGCAAGATGTTTTCACAAAATGCTTTCCTATAATGGAAAGCTTTATGTTTTTGGAGGTGTCTGTGTAATCCTGAGAGCCTCGTTTGAATCTCAAGGCTGCCCTTCTACAGAGGTTTACGATCCAGAAATTGATCAATGGACAATTTTGGCTTCTATGCCAATTGGTAGAAGTGGCCATGGTGTGGCTATTCTGGACAAGCAGATAATGGTTCTTGGAGGCCTTTGTTATAATGGTCACTACAGTGATTCAATTCTTACTTTTGATCCTGAAGATAATAAATGGAAGGAAGACGAATATCCAAGAATGCCCTGCAAACTTGATGGTTTACAAGTTTGTAGTCTACATTTTCCCGAGTATGTGCTAGAACATGTTAGACGTTGCAGTTAA